The sequence below is a genomic window from Pseudorca crassidens isolate mPseCra1 chromosome 7, mPseCra1.hap1, whole genome shotgun sequence.
gtgtattataaaataaagaatgctttctttgaagtgtaatttttttggtatttaaaCACTTCAAAAAAAGTGGATATGTTTAAAAAGCAGGCAAGAGTTGTTTTTAGTAAAAAagttttagcatttttttttaacagcttcctGCTTTGTCTTATCTCTCCTAATAGTCAGGCTTGAACAATAGTCATTATAATATATGTGACATagttaaacaaacagaaaaatcctAGAGTTTATTTCAGGGCCAGGAAACCAATTCATCAAAACCGAATTAGACGTTCAGTttcaaaaaaaaggaatataaaacagagaaaactgTTGAATTGCATAGCATGGGGTCAGTGTCAAAGCTATAAATATTGTTAGATGATCATACAAAGTACTTTATTTCTTGTTACCCACCTGCCCCCATCCAGTTTATTAGACTGATCTCCACAAAATCAGGAATCGGGGACATAATCATGTTTTATCTCATGTTCTGGATAGAACAGATCTAGCTCATAGTAGATGCTTGACAAATGTGTattgaatcatttttaaattcaagTTATACTTTATTAGTAATTCTGATCTAATTTTGTTGTATAGGAGATCATTTGGCGTTGAGCTGTGATGTTGCCAAAGAACATGATGTTCAAAATACATTTGAAGAGATAGAGAAGAACTTAGGTCGAGTTAATTTCTTGGTAAATGCAGCTGGAATTAACAGGTTGGTCACAAAGTTAAGTACAtttctatatgtctttttttccttctatgtcTTTGAATAATATGAATTAACATATTAATTAACTTGTTTTACTTCTCATTGGAAGAAAAACTATGTATTTTGAAACTTGATCTGTCAGTCCAcacacttttcattcttttatattgaGATTATAGTAAGGGTACACTTCGGTTTTAACATTGTAATCACCACCCATATTGAGCTGCAGAACTTTTCCAGAACCCCAGCAGTTTCTTCCCAATTATTACTTCCTTATAGGTAACCATGGTCCTGACCTCTGCTACCATATATGTTTTCTCAGTTAATATTAATGGAATCAGAgtgggtattcttttttttttttaatgaatttaggacagaatatttagaataatataaaaatttactttCTAAGCAAGGCATAGTGTGGCAGTTACTTCATTCAAGCTATTTTGGCCACATGGCCCTACTTTGAGCAGTTAGGGGTATGTGCCCCTCTACCTGAGCGGGGCCAGGGCCTGTCCTTCAAGGGGTCCTTTCTGGCTTATCAGTTGTTATTTTAGTGCCTCAAACCAAGTTTAAAATGTGCTCTCTAGGTGTTCTAGCTCAAATATAAAGCACTTCTTGTATTCTGCATTCAGGGaaaatgttacatattttttgactttttaatttgttttgttttatcccaattttaaattacatggtttttgtttttttggtaggGATAATCTCTTAGTAAGGACAAATGCCGAAGATATGCTATCTCAGCTTCATACTAACCTCTTGGGCTCCATGCTGACCTGTAGAGCTGCCGTGAAGACAATGATTAAACAGCAGACAGGGTCCATTGTGAATGTGGGTGAGTCTGACCTCTGTGGATTTATTATTATCTCACGTACCATAAGAAAGTTATCAAGTAATTTGGAACATATTTACTTGTGAAACTTGGACGGAATGTATCTTTATTATCTGTAGAAAAAGGGTTAGATTAACTGATTAATCGGTAAAACAGGAATCACCCATTTACATCCTTCTAGTGGTCAAGCAGGTGTTATATGAGTGACACCACCAGGTATTGGGAAAGTGACTGCACGAGCCAGGTAATACATGACAAAAGGTACCCAGTGGGGAATGGCTCAGATCCAGCAGGTCGTTGCTGTGCACAAACATGGTGCAGTTTGGCCagctatttggatttttttaagagaaattgggcatccagtttttttttttaacttttaaaaatatttatttatttatttatatttggctgtgttgggtctttgttgctgcgtgcaggctttcgttgtggtaagtgggggctactcttcgttgtggcgcacaggcttctcactgtggtggcttctcttgttgtggctcacgggctctaggcgcgcgggcttcagtagttgtgggtcacgggctctagagcacaggctcagtagttgtggtgcacaggctcagtagttgtggctcacgggctctaggcacacaggcttcggtagttgtggcgcacgggcttagttgctctgcggcatgtgggatcttcccggaccagggcttgagcccatgtcccctgcattggcaggtggattcttaaccactgtgcctccagggaagtccgaaCATCCTGATTTTTATGTGAAACCGAATTTCCAAACTGggcaagaaattaaaaactttttgatAGTGGGGGCTAAAAAGTGATTTCTACAGTGCTTGCATGGGTCACTAATAAATCTAGTTCAGAGGTCTAAGAGGAGGTTTACTTAAGAGAACAACCTTTTCAGTTTTTTAGGGTGATGTAAGTAACTCCTAGACTTCAGTTCACCTACCCACAGGGCAGACAGACTGTAGAATGTGCATATAGACCTTAAAATGCAAAGTGGCTTGAAGTTGTATTTCAGTCTGACAGTTTGGAAATAGCAGCATGCCATCTGCCTTTTAAGTGGTGATACCGTAGGAGGCCACAGAAGGGGGATGCTGCTCTGTTACAGTCAGTGACCCTGTTCTTTCTAATGCAGGAGATGTCTTTCCAAGCCAGAATATAGGGTTGATATATAGGGTTTAAACCAGAATATAAGGGTTTTTAAAGCCAGAATAtagggtttttcttttctgaaaatgaggaaaggaaagaatacTGTGCTAATAAGAAGTAGAACATTTTTGACATTTACCCTTAAAAATGTGAGAGGTCAGTTTTCTTATAAAAGCTTAGTAAATGAGTTGACCTTTGCCTTCTAACACAGCCAGGTATGATTTGGGTTCTTGTGAGCTGGTACACTGGCCTGTATGTTTTACCTGATAAAGTGGGGTGTATTTGTTTAACTCTAAAATATCCCCCTTTTAGATATATATAAAAAGCCCATATCAGTCCTTTGTTTACATGCAAACTTTTAGACTCATgctgaaagtaaataaaaatagagtattGAAAATAAACTAGGGGACTCTTATCACAGAGGGGACTACTTTAAACTGCGAGAAAGTCCATTGTATTTCAGAAGTTATCACTCTGACAGGTGAACTGTAGCATATGGCGTGAAATACAGCTGCTCCAGCCTCATGCTCGGCCTCTCCTCTTAAGCCTGCgttgttcttccttttttgtgtctctccctgtttttctttctccccaaacccctttctctctccacgTGCGTTTCCTGTGTCTGatgtgtcttttctctctttctgtgcttcatatttctcttcctttgtcaTTAACTGGCATGGGACATCTGACatggttaaatattttaatattggaCTTGATTATAATTTGAGAAGTATTTGGAATGTTCTCtttatctaaaattaaattactttctcaaaaattttctgaggctcttgattaatttttatatcatAAGTACAGGTCACTGGTGGAGAAGATTATTTCCCCAATTTCTCTTCTGCAAGAATTTATTTCCATACAGTTGATACTTGAATTATAAATTATTCTTTCATATTCATATAAATGAAGCCACCCAAGAATCTTTATAGTAGGCGGTACAGGTTAATACATCACTGAAGGTAACTAAATTGCAATTTTACAGATAGTGTGCAATTGAAACTTTGCTAATTTAGATTGATAGTAGTTGAAATTTAGTAAGATTTATCCTCAGATGAACTATTTTTTTTAGGTGGAAATAAATACTTATCTGTGTGGTAGAATCATAAAATCAGCctttatctgacttttttttctggtttaacCTTTTCCTATTGGAAGCCTTTGTAACTACTGTAGAATTTTCGTCATGTTTGTCCTCCTCAGAGATGAGAATGGGTTCCTCTCACTTAATGGATCCGTTCTCAACCCCTGCCTGGCACTCAGGGTTTCCCGTGAGCTTCTTTTGGATCCTGTTTTCTCTATGTATCTGAGCAGACTCAGACCCTAAGTCTTACTACTCAAATGACAATGGTTAGGATTCCTAATTTTAGCAAAGGACAGGGTAGAATAGTTTGTACTTTGTTTGTTTACTGTAGAGCATCTGAACATTCAGAATAGTAACCCCATTAATTGGTTTGAATttgctctcatttctttttccaggAAGCGTTGTAGGTGTAAAAGGCAGTTCTGGGCAGTCCGTGTACAGCGCCAGTAAAGGCGGGCTAGTTGCGTTCTCACGCGCTCTTGCTAAAGAAGtagcaagaaagaaaattagagtgAATGTAGTTGCGCCAGGTAAGTGggaacttcttttttctcttaatgtatATGCATCTATGGCTTTTTACGACAACAGTAAAGACTGTTTTTGTGTCTGTAAGTACGTCATCATCATCAGGCACTTCTCAGAGGTGCTGGGACAGGAGCAGGGCACCTGCATTGTTACTCAGTGCTGGAGCAGCGCTGCCCGGGAGGGCATGACCTTGGTTTGACGGGACTCAGGGGGCCGGGATGCTGCATCTGTCCTAAAACCACAAGAGGAACTTCTCATTTAAAGTCAGTTGTATTTAAGTTAAGAACTCTCAAGAGCTGAATGTAAGAATTTCAAGTAAGTGGGCTGGGGAGTGCTGGTAGCCTACACCCTGCAGGTGAACGGGTCCAAGTTGTGTCCCTTTGGagaatgtttccattttaattgtctttctcctcttcttgggATGTTTCATTGATTTGCTGCTCGCTGGGATACAGTATTTGTTAATTTAGACTTTGTCAGTTTGTCAAAGCAGAACTTTCCAAGTAATGCATCTATTACCTAATGTATTCCATACGTCTAGATTAAAGAAAGAACACAGCTTTATATCTAAAATATCGGAATAGCTCTGTAATACAATGTGCTTTTAATAACAGTGTGAACCAGAGGAGATAATCCAACAAGGCTATGTAGATGATGTCATTTGCACATTTCATGCAGTAATCCCCTACAATAACTGATGTACTGATGACCTCAGAGACACTGCTGGTTCGGTTCCAGGCACTGCAATAGAGTGCATgtcacaataaagcgagtcaacAAACCtgttggtttcccagtgcacatataagctatgtttacactatgctgtagtctattaagtgtgcagtaacACTATATCTGTAAAAACAGTGTTCAtaccttaattgaaaaatattgctaaaaaatgctaaccatcatctgagccttcaagtCAAGTTGTAGTGCGGACATCAAAGACCACTGATTACAGATACCACAGCAAatacagtaataatgaaaaagtttgaaatattttgagaattaccaaaatgtgacacagagacatgaagtgagcaaatgctattggaaaaatggcgccagtAGACTTGCTTGATCCAGGGTTGCCCAAAACCTTCAACTTGTAAAACACGCAGTGTCTGCAAAGcgcaataaaacaaggtctgcctgtaCTGCAGAAAGCCAGTGTTTGTACAGAGAAAGAATGATCAGAGGTCACATATGTTTGTTTCCAAAATGGAGAAGACACCTTTCACTGGGTGTCACTGTGTCCCAGAGAGCTACCCCGTATTCATGTTAGAATttcaacacaaagaaaaatttgaaggagaaaatatattttacgcAGACTCGGGGAAGAAACATCTTTTGAAAAGTCACTCTGGGAAGTAGTAGGTTGTAACAGTGATTTTAGCTGTGGTTGCCTCTTTAGTGAGCGAAGGGGGCACTCTGAGGCCTGCTGTGTGATGGTGCGGGGAGCAGGGGTGGCACGTGGTAACAGAAGTGAGGGCACGCACGCCGGCCACTGCAGGTTCTAGCCCGTGTGCGGGAGGTATTCCTCAGAGGAACTCAGGCTACTAAAATCTGACCTGTTTGGGAGTGGCCGACAATGAACGTGGTTAGAGAGGTGGGTATTTAAGGAATCTTCAGGAGTGGAAGTCATGgggcgggaggtgggggtgggggtgggggtgcgcGGGGGTGGGCTCGCAGTAGAGCTGGCCGCCTGTGGAGAATCCATCGGGAACACTGGTGTTCTTGTGAAGCCTGTAGGAAGACCAAGGCAGCAGGGCGCAGGTCACCTGGAAGACAAAGCAAATGTGATGTGGGCTCAGTACCGCAGCAGTCAGAGCCTCCTGAAGAAGGCGAGGGGGGCATTTTATAAAGTGCACCTGTTCCTTTCACTGTGCTGACTTGAGGCACTCCACACGAGTTGAAAATATTGATGGATTAAATAGGACGCAGAGCCAGTTTAGCTTGGTTGGTCTGTTACAGGTAATTGGAAAATATTGAAACAGAATGATGGGAATTATAGTTTAAGTTGCTAAAGGCTAAAGAAATTCTCCAACTTGTGCtaagactttttaaataaattcgaATGTACAACTTAGAGCTGGTTTGTTGCTTTTCAAATTAGTTGCCCCAGTTTGTAACCAAGTTTATTCCATTTGGTAGCCATCTGCACCCATGAACACAGAGCATTCTACAAATGACTGAAGTCCCATTTGAAACTTGGATTTCCACTGTGTGCCGAGTGACCTTCAGGGCAgaagggagagggggtggagtGACTGTGGACGCACTCCTTCAAAGCAGAGCTGCAGAACCAGCCTCTGCCTGGACCAGAACAGGCACAGGATTAGGAGGAAAAACTTCTGCTGAAGCGCAATTCAAAAAGGTTTAAATGCCCCAAAGCTCCAGTTTTAAACACACGTCTCCCTTTCTGATGTCCACATGTTTTGAGGCTCCCGGGAGTAACTGAAACAGCCAGCGAGCACGCAGGCGCCAGAAGACAGCACTGTGGGTGCGTGGAGTCCACAGGATGGTGGGGGCAGGTGCAAGCGCTTCAGAGTATGTACGTGAAAACGTATCAGGTGCTCCCAAACCTGAAAGGCAGAGTCTCCGGGACTGTCCTGTCACTCCTGTCGGAATAGGCCAGAACCATTGAGAGTGTGAGTACTAAGTACGGTGCTTCTAAGATGAGTCAGAAACGTACCAGGTAGCGTCCCAAGGTGTATAAACCAGTTAAGCACATATAAAGTTAGTACTGGTCCAGTTAGAAATACAAAATGAGAATTATGGAAGCTGCCTCAAATATCTGGGGTTCCACAAATTTACAAGCAGACCTGTGTAACAAAGTAGACTCTGGTTTTAAGAAAACATTGCAGTTCAGTATTCCAAGCACAGTCTCCGGCCCCAGCGGTAACCTCAGAAATACGTCTCTGGAGAGTAGAACCATTTATATGTTTGTACAAATTTGCagataacaaaataaacaaaaaagtagaGAAGACCTGTTGAAGGCTGACGtttagtctgtttttttttttgcgaaaGAGTTGACAAGTCCACGAATTGAGCAGGTTGATATCGGGCTGTTGGTTCTCGTGTGAGTGTGTGGCAGTGGAGCCGGTCCCAAGCTGCTCCCTGGAGGTGTAGGCAGAGCTGGGGTGGCTCACAGAGCACGGGGGAGACGAGAGCGTGGCAGCGTGTGAAAGTGTGCACTTCGCCCAGCCCAGATGCATGCCAGAGCGCATGTGCGTGCGCATACACGATTACATATTTGTCAGACAGACACACGTTTGTGTGTTTATCTAAAACAACTATTGATTATGGCTTTTGCTTTATGGAGAAGGAAGCCGTTAATTAGCCTGTGAATTGATACTCATAGAGTAGTTTAGAACCTGAATACTTCTAAAATGATTAGAAATAGttctaaaa
It includes:
- the CBR4 gene encoding 3-oxoacyl-[acyl-carrier-protein] reductase isoform X1, which encodes MDRVCAVFGGSRGIGKAVARLMAQRGYRLAIVARNLQGARAAAGDLGGDHLALSCDVAKEHDVQNTFEEIEKNLGRVNFLVNAAGINRDNLLVRTNAEDMLSQLHTNLLGSMLTCRAAVKTMIKQQTGSIVNVGSVVGVKGSSGQSVYSASKGGLVAFSRALAKEVARKKIRVNVVAPVRHHHQALLRGAGTGAGHLHCYSVLEQRCPGGHDLGLTGLRGPGCCICPKTTRGTSHLKSVVFKLRTLKS
- the CBR4 gene encoding 3-oxoacyl-[acyl-carrier-protein] reductase isoform X3, translated to MDRVCAVFGGSRGIGKAVARLMAQRGYRLAIVARNLQGARAAAGDLGGDHLALSCDVAKEHDVQNTFEEIEKNLGRVNFLVNAAGINRDNLLVRTNAEDMLSQLHTNLLGSMLTCRAAVKTMIKQQTGSIVNVGSVVGVKGSSGQSVYSASKGGLVAFSRALAKEVARKKIRVNVVAPGRRLLWTFKSYALYC
- the CBR4 gene encoding 3-oxoacyl-[acyl-carrier-protein] reductase isoform X4 gives rise to the protein MDRVCAVFGGSRGIGKAVARLMAQRGYRLAIVARNLQGARAAAGDLGGDHLALSCDVAKEHDVQNTFEEIEKNLGRVNFLVNAAGINRDNLLVRTNAEDMLSQLHTNLLGSMLTCRAAVKTMIKQQTGSIVNVGSVVGVKGSSGQSVYSASKGGLVAFSRALAKEVARKKIRVNVVAPAICTHEHRAFYK
- the CBR4 gene encoding 3-oxoacyl-[acyl-carrier-protein] reductase isoform X2; translation: MDRVCAVFGGSRGIGKAVARLMAQRGYRLAIVARNLQGARAAAGDLGGDHLALSCDVAKEHDVQNTFEEIEKNLGRVNFLVNAAGINRDNLLVRTNAEDMLSQLHTNLLGSMLTCRAAVKTMIKQQTGSIVNVGSVVGVKGSSGQSVYSASKGGLVAFSRALAKEVARKKIRVNVVAPGFVHTDMTKDLKEEHLKKNIPLGRFGDPIDVAHAVVFLLESPYITGHVLVVDGGLQLTM